One stretch of Zingiber officinale cultivar Zhangliang chromosome 6B, Zo_v1.1, whole genome shotgun sequence DNA includes these proteins:
- the LOC121988739 gene encoding kinesin-like protein KIN-14A isoform X3, whose translation MEDGGRRNEEPCRLSFRDGRLGSRKAEEAALRRYEAASWLESIVGPLRLPPLPTEKEFHACLRSGIVLCNAINKIQPGAIPKVVVNQSAGTAWDTQPLPAYQYFENIRNFLVAVEELKLPSFEASDLERDNEEIGSAAKVVDCILTLKTYHDFQQSNGGNGWKHLKSPLPLLSTSRIKPHVTSSGSLRSKCLDMSTAKMQQSTKAKDLNDQDALGSLVTVLSNLMLNSKENIDQSLVDSWNDGKTDRAKLFSKIMSSCLDDQQLSFIQDLWLKGNSKGRCSTNLLDKHRSLPLEHGDYNYWNQLEAQEKELVELKILLSEARAEFINLQTQIQKDFIQLATQIHELSVAASGYHQAIKENRNLYNILQELKGNIRVFCRIRPIFNSQESCIEYIGNDGSLMVFDPYRPHNTRKVFQFNKVFGPQTTQCEVYNETQALIRSVMDGYNVCIFAYGQTGAGKTYTMCGTSTGLCEETGINHMALNDLFHISSVREDITYEIYVQMVEIYNEIVRDLLCQDATNSKLEIRNALGFGGLSIPNATMQSVQSSADVLNLMRLGEKNRAFSSTAMNHRSSRSHSVLTVHVHGKDMSGNTTTSCLHLVDLAGSERVDKSEATGDTLKEAQFINKSLSCLGDVIMALAQKNSHIPYRNSKLTQLLQNSLGGNAKMLMLAHVSPEADSYGETISTLKFAQRTSTVELGTPRQNKESSEIQELKDQQIDNLKKALATKEGNKVMHAPKTKEHTPVAERSRKMIDRTPPRPRRLSIENTSTSKIRASNNPDDMQQSSKVCPEAPVEIENNCGNVVLLDVSEVNADMNNENPVAGGSGKDPHQPLPSSQTAHAESRIPRIEGGSRIEQRSPDRARKFDVITTPTRTSIINRSFNKVSISKGSHLRKSLQTIGRLINVSEKRNNMCPTETPTSKFVKKTNFDEKTPIISDAKLRRRQSLTTIETLGSSVSRRTSIGGKSIDSTSRNLQNMRTPPSACPSAKATKRF comes from the exons atggaagaCGGGGGGCGAAGAAACGAGGAGCCTTGCAGGTTGTCCTTTCGCGATGGCCGGTTAGGCTCGAGAAAGGCCGAAGAAGCTG CTCTGAGGCGATATGAAGCCGCCAGCTGGCTCGAGAGTATCGTGGGACCTCTTCGATTGCCTCCTCTGCCCACTGAGAAGGAATTTCATGCCTGTTTGAGGAGTGGCATCGTCCTTTGCAATGCCATCAACAAGATTCAGCCTGGTGCTATTCCCAAA GTGGTTGTAAATCAATCCGCAGGCACCGCCTGGGACACCCAACCTTTACCCGCCTATCAATATTTCGAGAACATTCGAAACTTCTTAGTCGCGGTTGAGGAACTCAAGCTGCCAAGCTTCGAGGCTTCAGATCTTGAAAGG GATAATGAGGAGATTGGTTCGGCTGCTAAAGTTGTCGATTGCATTCTCACTTTAAAAACCTATCATGATTTCCAGCAATCCAATGGTGGTAATGGGTGGAAGCATCTCAAATCTCCACTTCCTCTACTATCCACTTCACGAATCAAACCACATGTTACCTCATCTGGATCTCTTCGTAGCAAATGTTTAGATATGTCAACTGCCAAGATGCAACAATCCACCAAGGCCAAGGATCTAAATGAtcaag ATGCATTAGGCTCCCTTGTCACAGTGCTTTCCAATTTGATGTTGAATTCAAAAGAGAACATTGATCAAAGCCTTGTGGATTCATGGAATGACGGAAAAACA GACCGTGCTAAGTTATTCAGCAAAATAATGTCAAGTTGTTTGGATGATCAACAG TTATCATTCATTCAAGACCTTTGGTTGAAAGGAAATTCCAAAGGTAGATGTTCAACCAACTTACTAGATAAG CATCGTAGTTTGCCCTTGGAACATGGTGATTACAACTATTGGAATCAATTGGAAGCACAAGAAAAGGAATTAGTG GAACTGAAGATTCTTTTGTCAGAAGCCAGAGCAGAATTCATCAATTTGCAAACCCAGATACAAAAAGATTTCATACAATTAG CAACACAGATTCATGAGTTATCTGTTGCTGCTTCTGGATACCATCAGGCCATCAAAGAAAATAGAAATTTGTATAATATTCTTCAAGAACTAAAAG GAAATATTCGAGTATTCTGCAGGATCAGACCAATCTTCAATTCACAAGAAAGTTGTATAGAGTACATAGGGAATGATGGTTCTTTGATGGTCTTTGATCCATACAGACCACACAATACACGCAAAGTTTTCCAGTTTAACAAAGTATTTGGTCCACAAACTACTCAAT GTGAAGTCTACAATGAAACTCAAGCTTTAATAAGATCTGTCATGGATGGGTATAATGTATGCATATTTGCTTATGGGCAAACAGGGGCTGGTAAAACTTATACCATG TGTGGAACATCAACCGGTTTATGTGAGGAAACTGGAATCAATCACATGGCTCTGAATGATCTCTTTCACATATCCAGCGTTCGCGAGGACATCACATATGAAATATATGTACAGATGGTCGAGATCTATAACGAGATAGTCCGGGACCTCCTCTGTCAAGATGCAACAAATTCAAA GTTAGAGATCAGGAATGCCTTGGGATTTGGTGGGCTGAGCATTCCTAATGCCACCATGCAGTCTGTTCAGTCTAGTGCTGATGTTCTAAATTTGATGAGATTGGGAGAGAAGAACCGGGCATTTAGCTCAACTGCAATGAACCATAGAAGCAGCCGCTCACACAG TGTCTTGACAGTTCATGTGCATGGTAAAGACATGTCTGGAAACACAACAACCAGTTGCCTGCATTTAGTTGACCTTGCAGGTAGTGAGAGAGTGGATAAATCAGAAGCCACAGGGGATACTTTGAAGGAAGCTCAATTTATTAACAAATCACTTTCTTGTTTGGGAGATGTTATTATGGCCTTGGCTCAGAAGAATTCCCACATTCCATATAGAAATAGCAAGCTTACACAACTCCTACAGAACTCACTAG GTGGAAATGCAAAGATGTTGATGCTTGCTCATGTAAGCCCGGAAGCAGATTCTTATGGAGAAACAATTAGTACACTTAAATTTGCACAAAGAACATCAACAGTTGAACTCGGTACTCCTCGCCAAAACAAGGAAAGCAGTGAAATCCAGGAACTAAAAGACCAG CAGATAGACAATCTCAAGAAGGCTTTGGCTACCAAGGAAGGAAACAAGGTTATGCATGCACCTAAGACAAAAGAACATACTCCTGTAGCAGAGAGGTCAAGAAAAATGATTGATCGCACTCCACCACGTCCACGAAGGTTGAGCATTGAGAACACTAGTACTTCAAAGATTAGAGCATCAAACAATCCGGATGATATGCAG CAATCATCAAAAGTGTGTCCAGAAGCACCCGTGGAGATTGAAAATAATTGCGGAAATGTGGTTTTGCTAGATGTCTCAGAAGTGAATGCTGACATGAACAATGAGAACCCTGTAGCTGGTGGCAGTGGCAAGGATCCCCATCAACCTTTGCCAAGTAGCCAAACCGCACATGCAGAGAGTAGGATCCCAAGGATTGAAGGTGGTTCTAGAATAGAACAAAGATCCCCTGATCGAGCAAGAAAGTTTGATGTGATTACTACTCCTACCAGAACATCAATTATCAACAGAAGTTTTAATAAAGTTTCCATCAGCAAAGGATCTCACTTGAGGAAATCCTTGCAGACAATTGGCAGACTGATCAATGTCTCCGAGAAGAG GAACAATATGTGTCCTACAGAAACACCCACCTCAAAATTTGTCAAAAAGACCAACTTTGATGAGAAGACGCCAATTATCAGTGATGCAAAATTAAGAAGGCGCCAATCTTTGACTACTATCGAGACATTAGGCTCAAGTGTATCAAGGAGGACATCAATTGGTGGAAAGTCAATTGATTCAA CTTCAAGAAATCTTCAAAATATGAGAACACCTCCATCAGCGTGTCCATCTGCAAAGGCAACAAAGAGATTTTGA
- the LOC121988739 gene encoding kinesin-like protein KIN-14A isoform X2, with the protein MEDGGRRNEEPCRLSFRDGRLGSRKAEEAALRRYEAASWLESIVGPLRLPPLPTEKEFHACLRSGIVLCNAINKIQPGAIPKVVVNQSAGTAWDTQPLPAYQYFENIRNFLVAVEELKLPSFEASDLERDNEEIGSAAKVVDCILTLKTYHDFQQSNGGNGWKHLKSPLPLLSTSRIKPHVTSSGSLRSKCLDMSTAKMQQSTKAKDLNDQDALGSLVTVLSNLMLNSKENIDQSLVDSWNDGKTDRAKLFSKIMSSCLDDQQLSFIQDLWLKGNSKGRCSTNLLDKHRSLPLEHGDYNYWNQLEAQEKELVELKILLSEARAEFINLQTQIQKDFIQLATQIHELSVAASGYHQAIKENRNLYNILQELKGNIRVFCRIRPIFNSQESCIEYIGNDGSLMVFDPYRPHNTRKVFQFNKVFGPQTTQCEVYNETQALIRSVMDGYNVCIFAYGQTGAGKTYTMCGTSTGLCEETGINHMALNDLFHISSVREDITYEIYVQMVEIYNEIVRDLLCQDATNSKLEIRNALGFGGLSIPNATMQSVQSSADVLNLMRLGEKNRAFSSTAMNHRSSRSHSVLTVHVHGKDMSGNTTTSCLHLVDLAGSERVDKSEATGDTLKEAQFINKSLSCLGDVIMALAQKNSHIPYRNSKLTQLLQNSLGGNAKMLMLAHVSPEADSYGETISTLKFAQRTSTVELGTPRQNKESSEIQELKDQIDNLKKALATKEGNKVMHAPKTKEHTPVAERSRKMIDRTPPRPRRLSIENTSTSKIRASNNPDDMQVLKYTSEYSLVCNSKLSYEGLSCEKNQQAKRNADSDQSSKVCPEAPVEIENNCGNVVLLDVSEVNADMNNENPVAGGSGKDPHQPLPSSQTAHAESRIPRIEGGSRIEQRSPDRARKFDVITTPTRTSIINRSFNKVSISKGSHLRKSLQTIGRLINVSEKRNNMCPTETPTSKFVKKTNFDEKTPIISDAKLRRRQSLTTIETLGSSVSRRTSIGGKSIDSTSRNLQNMRTPPSACPSAKATKRF; encoded by the exons atggaagaCGGGGGGCGAAGAAACGAGGAGCCTTGCAGGTTGTCCTTTCGCGATGGCCGGTTAGGCTCGAGAAAGGCCGAAGAAGCTG CTCTGAGGCGATATGAAGCCGCCAGCTGGCTCGAGAGTATCGTGGGACCTCTTCGATTGCCTCCTCTGCCCACTGAGAAGGAATTTCATGCCTGTTTGAGGAGTGGCATCGTCCTTTGCAATGCCATCAACAAGATTCAGCCTGGTGCTATTCCCAAA GTGGTTGTAAATCAATCCGCAGGCACCGCCTGGGACACCCAACCTTTACCCGCCTATCAATATTTCGAGAACATTCGAAACTTCTTAGTCGCGGTTGAGGAACTCAAGCTGCCAAGCTTCGAGGCTTCAGATCTTGAAAGG GATAATGAGGAGATTGGTTCGGCTGCTAAAGTTGTCGATTGCATTCTCACTTTAAAAACCTATCATGATTTCCAGCAATCCAATGGTGGTAATGGGTGGAAGCATCTCAAATCTCCACTTCCTCTACTATCCACTTCACGAATCAAACCACATGTTACCTCATCTGGATCTCTTCGTAGCAAATGTTTAGATATGTCAACTGCCAAGATGCAACAATCCACCAAGGCCAAGGATCTAAATGAtcaag ATGCATTAGGCTCCCTTGTCACAGTGCTTTCCAATTTGATGTTGAATTCAAAAGAGAACATTGATCAAAGCCTTGTGGATTCATGGAATGACGGAAAAACA GACCGTGCTAAGTTATTCAGCAAAATAATGTCAAGTTGTTTGGATGATCAACAG TTATCATTCATTCAAGACCTTTGGTTGAAAGGAAATTCCAAAGGTAGATGTTCAACCAACTTACTAGATAAG CATCGTAGTTTGCCCTTGGAACATGGTGATTACAACTATTGGAATCAATTGGAAGCACAAGAAAAGGAATTAGTG GAACTGAAGATTCTTTTGTCAGAAGCCAGAGCAGAATTCATCAATTTGCAAACCCAGATACAAAAAGATTTCATACAATTAG CAACACAGATTCATGAGTTATCTGTTGCTGCTTCTGGATACCATCAGGCCATCAAAGAAAATAGAAATTTGTATAATATTCTTCAAGAACTAAAAG GAAATATTCGAGTATTCTGCAGGATCAGACCAATCTTCAATTCACAAGAAAGTTGTATAGAGTACATAGGGAATGATGGTTCTTTGATGGTCTTTGATCCATACAGACCACACAATACACGCAAAGTTTTCCAGTTTAACAAAGTATTTGGTCCACAAACTACTCAAT GTGAAGTCTACAATGAAACTCAAGCTTTAATAAGATCTGTCATGGATGGGTATAATGTATGCATATTTGCTTATGGGCAAACAGGGGCTGGTAAAACTTATACCATG TGTGGAACATCAACCGGTTTATGTGAGGAAACTGGAATCAATCACATGGCTCTGAATGATCTCTTTCACATATCCAGCGTTCGCGAGGACATCACATATGAAATATATGTACAGATGGTCGAGATCTATAACGAGATAGTCCGGGACCTCCTCTGTCAAGATGCAACAAATTCAAA GTTAGAGATCAGGAATGCCTTGGGATTTGGTGGGCTGAGCATTCCTAATGCCACCATGCAGTCTGTTCAGTCTAGTGCTGATGTTCTAAATTTGATGAGATTGGGAGAGAAGAACCGGGCATTTAGCTCAACTGCAATGAACCATAGAAGCAGCCGCTCACACAG TGTCTTGACAGTTCATGTGCATGGTAAAGACATGTCTGGAAACACAACAACCAGTTGCCTGCATTTAGTTGACCTTGCAGGTAGTGAGAGAGTGGATAAATCAGAAGCCACAGGGGATACTTTGAAGGAAGCTCAATTTATTAACAAATCACTTTCTTGTTTGGGAGATGTTATTATGGCCTTGGCTCAGAAGAATTCCCACATTCCATATAGAAATAGCAAGCTTACACAACTCCTACAGAACTCACTAG GTGGAAATGCAAAGATGTTGATGCTTGCTCATGTAAGCCCGGAAGCAGATTCTTATGGAGAAACAATTAGTACACTTAAATTTGCACAAAGAACATCAACAGTTGAACTCGGTACTCCTCGCCAAAACAAGGAAAGCAGTGAAATCCAGGAACTAAAAGACCAG ATAGACAATCTCAAGAAGGCTTTGGCTACCAAGGAAGGAAACAAGGTTATGCATGCACCTAAGACAAAAGAACATACTCCTGTAGCAGAGAGGTCAAGAAAAATGATTGATCGCACTCCACCACGTCCACGAAGGTTGAGCATTGAGAACACTAGTACTTCAAAGATTAGAGCATCAAACAATCCGGATGATATGCAGGTGCTAAAATATACTTCAGAGTATAGTTTAGTTTGTAATAGCAAATTGAGTTATGAAGGACTAAGTTGTGAAAAGAATCAGCAAGCAAAAAGAAATGCAGATTCAGAT CAATCATCAAAAGTGTGTCCAGAAGCACCCGTGGAGATTGAAAATAATTGCGGAAATGTGGTTTTGCTAGATGTCTCAGAAGTGAATGCTGACATGAACAATGAGAACCCTGTAGCTGGTGGCAGTGGCAAGGATCCCCATCAACCTTTGCCAAGTAGCCAAACCGCACATGCAGAGAGTAGGATCCCAAGGATTGAAGGTGGTTCTAGAATAGAACAAAGATCCCCTGATCGAGCAAGAAAGTTTGATGTGATTACTACTCCTACCAGAACATCAATTATCAACAGAAGTTTTAATAAAGTTTCCATCAGCAAAGGATCTCACTTGAGGAAATCCTTGCAGACAATTGGCAGACTGATCAATGTCTCCGAGAAGAG GAACAATATGTGTCCTACAGAAACACCCACCTCAAAATTTGTCAAAAAGACCAACTTTGATGAGAAGACGCCAATTATCAGTGATGCAAAATTAAGAAGGCGCCAATCTTTGACTACTATCGAGACATTAGGCTCAAGTGTATCAAGGAGGACATCAATTGGTGGAAAGTCAATTGATTCAA CTTCAAGAAATCTTCAAAATATGAGAACACCTCCATCAGCGTGTCCATCTGCAAAGGCAACAAAGAGATTTTGA
- the LOC121988739 gene encoding kinesin-like protein KIN-14A isoform X1, translating to MEDGGRRNEEPCRLSFRDGRLGSRKAEEAALRRYEAASWLESIVGPLRLPPLPTEKEFHACLRSGIVLCNAINKIQPGAIPKVVVNQSAGTAWDTQPLPAYQYFENIRNFLVAVEELKLPSFEASDLERDNEEIGSAAKVVDCILTLKTYHDFQQSNGGNGWKHLKSPLPLLSTSRIKPHVTSSGSLRSKCLDMSTAKMQQSTKAKDLNDQDALGSLVTVLSNLMLNSKENIDQSLVDSWNDGKTDRAKLFSKIMSSCLDDQQLSFIQDLWLKGNSKGRCSTNLLDKHRSLPLEHGDYNYWNQLEAQEKELVELKILLSEARAEFINLQTQIQKDFIQLATQIHELSVAASGYHQAIKENRNLYNILQELKGNIRVFCRIRPIFNSQESCIEYIGNDGSLMVFDPYRPHNTRKVFQFNKVFGPQTTQCEVYNETQALIRSVMDGYNVCIFAYGQTGAGKTYTMCGTSTGLCEETGINHMALNDLFHISSVREDITYEIYVQMVEIYNEIVRDLLCQDATNSKLEIRNALGFGGLSIPNATMQSVQSSADVLNLMRLGEKNRAFSSTAMNHRSSRSHSVLTVHVHGKDMSGNTTTSCLHLVDLAGSERVDKSEATGDTLKEAQFINKSLSCLGDVIMALAQKNSHIPYRNSKLTQLLQNSLGGNAKMLMLAHVSPEADSYGETISTLKFAQRTSTVELGTPRQNKESSEIQELKDQQIDNLKKALATKEGNKVMHAPKTKEHTPVAERSRKMIDRTPPRPRRLSIENTSTSKIRASNNPDDMQVLKYTSEYSLVCNSKLSYEGLSCEKNQQAKRNADSDQSSKVCPEAPVEIENNCGNVVLLDVSEVNADMNNENPVAGGSGKDPHQPLPSSQTAHAESRIPRIEGGSRIEQRSPDRARKFDVITTPTRTSIINRSFNKVSISKGSHLRKSLQTIGRLINVSEKRNNMCPTETPTSKFVKKTNFDEKTPIISDAKLRRRQSLTTIETLGSSVSRRTSIGGKSIDSTSRNLQNMRTPPSACPSAKATKRF from the exons atggaagaCGGGGGGCGAAGAAACGAGGAGCCTTGCAGGTTGTCCTTTCGCGATGGCCGGTTAGGCTCGAGAAAGGCCGAAGAAGCTG CTCTGAGGCGATATGAAGCCGCCAGCTGGCTCGAGAGTATCGTGGGACCTCTTCGATTGCCTCCTCTGCCCACTGAGAAGGAATTTCATGCCTGTTTGAGGAGTGGCATCGTCCTTTGCAATGCCATCAACAAGATTCAGCCTGGTGCTATTCCCAAA GTGGTTGTAAATCAATCCGCAGGCACCGCCTGGGACACCCAACCTTTACCCGCCTATCAATATTTCGAGAACATTCGAAACTTCTTAGTCGCGGTTGAGGAACTCAAGCTGCCAAGCTTCGAGGCTTCAGATCTTGAAAGG GATAATGAGGAGATTGGTTCGGCTGCTAAAGTTGTCGATTGCATTCTCACTTTAAAAACCTATCATGATTTCCAGCAATCCAATGGTGGTAATGGGTGGAAGCATCTCAAATCTCCACTTCCTCTACTATCCACTTCACGAATCAAACCACATGTTACCTCATCTGGATCTCTTCGTAGCAAATGTTTAGATATGTCAACTGCCAAGATGCAACAATCCACCAAGGCCAAGGATCTAAATGAtcaag ATGCATTAGGCTCCCTTGTCACAGTGCTTTCCAATTTGATGTTGAATTCAAAAGAGAACATTGATCAAAGCCTTGTGGATTCATGGAATGACGGAAAAACA GACCGTGCTAAGTTATTCAGCAAAATAATGTCAAGTTGTTTGGATGATCAACAG TTATCATTCATTCAAGACCTTTGGTTGAAAGGAAATTCCAAAGGTAGATGTTCAACCAACTTACTAGATAAG CATCGTAGTTTGCCCTTGGAACATGGTGATTACAACTATTGGAATCAATTGGAAGCACAAGAAAAGGAATTAGTG GAACTGAAGATTCTTTTGTCAGAAGCCAGAGCAGAATTCATCAATTTGCAAACCCAGATACAAAAAGATTTCATACAATTAG CAACACAGATTCATGAGTTATCTGTTGCTGCTTCTGGATACCATCAGGCCATCAAAGAAAATAGAAATTTGTATAATATTCTTCAAGAACTAAAAG GAAATATTCGAGTATTCTGCAGGATCAGACCAATCTTCAATTCACAAGAAAGTTGTATAGAGTACATAGGGAATGATGGTTCTTTGATGGTCTTTGATCCATACAGACCACACAATACACGCAAAGTTTTCCAGTTTAACAAAGTATTTGGTCCACAAACTACTCAAT GTGAAGTCTACAATGAAACTCAAGCTTTAATAAGATCTGTCATGGATGGGTATAATGTATGCATATTTGCTTATGGGCAAACAGGGGCTGGTAAAACTTATACCATG TGTGGAACATCAACCGGTTTATGTGAGGAAACTGGAATCAATCACATGGCTCTGAATGATCTCTTTCACATATCCAGCGTTCGCGAGGACATCACATATGAAATATATGTACAGATGGTCGAGATCTATAACGAGATAGTCCGGGACCTCCTCTGTCAAGATGCAACAAATTCAAA GTTAGAGATCAGGAATGCCTTGGGATTTGGTGGGCTGAGCATTCCTAATGCCACCATGCAGTCTGTTCAGTCTAGTGCTGATGTTCTAAATTTGATGAGATTGGGAGAGAAGAACCGGGCATTTAGCTCAACTGCAATGAACCATAGAAGCAGCCGCTCACACAG TGTCTTGACAGTTCATGTGCATGGTAAAGACATGTCTGGAAACACAACAACCAGTTGCCTGCATTTAGTTGACCTTGCAGGTAGTGAGAGAGTGGATAAATCAGAAGCCACAGGGGATACTTTGAAGGAAGCTCAATTTATTAACAAATCACTTTCTTGTTTGGGAGATGTTATTATGGCCTTGGCTCAGAAGAATTCCCACATTCCATATAGAAATAGCAAGCTTACACAACTCCTACAGAACTCACTAG GTGGAAATGCAAAGATGTTGATGCTTGCTCATGTAAGCCCGGAAGCAGATTCTTATGGAGAAACAATTAGTACACTTAAATTTGCACAAAGAACATCAACAGTTGAACTCGGTACTCCTCGCCAAAACAAGGAAAGCAGTGAAATCCAGGAACTAAAAGACCAG CAGATAGACAATCTCAAGAAGGCTTTGGCTACCAAGGAAGGAAACAAGGTTATGCATGCACCTAAGACAAAAGAACATACTCCTGTAGCAGAGAGGTCAAGAAAAATGATTGATCGCACTCCACCACGTCCACGAAGGTTGAGCATTGAGAACACTAGTACTTCAAAGATTAGAGCATCAAACAATCCGGATGATATGCAGGTGCTAAAATATACTTCAGAGTATAGTTTAGTTTGTAATAGCAAATTGAGTTATGAAGGACTAAGTTGTGAAAAGAATCAGCAAGCAAAAAGAAATGCAGATTCAGAT CAATCATCAAAAGTGTGTCCAGAAGCACCCGTGGAGATTGAAAATAATTGCGGAAATGTGGTTTTGCTAGATGTCTCAGAAGTGAATGCTGACATGAACAATGAGAACCCTGTAGCTGGTGGCAGTGGCAAGGATCCCCATCAACCTTTGCCAAGTAGCCAAACCGCACATGCAGAGAGTAGGATCCCAAGGATTGAAGGTGGTTCTAGAATAGAACAAAGATCCCCTGATCGAGCAAGAAAGTTTGATGTGATTACTACTCCTACCAGAACATCAATTATCAACAGAAGTTTTAATAAAGTTTCCATCAGCAAAGGATCTCACTTGAGGAAATCCTTGCAGACAATTGGCAGACTGATCAATGTCTCCGAGAAGAG GAACAATATGTGTCCTACAGAAACACCCACCTCAAAATTTGTCAAAAAGACCAACTTTGATGAGAAGACGCCAATTATCAGTGATGCAAAATTAAGAAGGCGCCAATCTTTGACTACTATCGAGACATTAGGCTCAAGTGTATCAAGGAGGACATCAATTGGTGGAAAGTCAATTGATTCAA CTTCAAGAAATCTTCAAAATATGAGAACACCTCCATCAGCGTGTCCATCTGCAAAGGCAACAAAGAGATTTTGA